The Natronoglycomyces albus genome has a segment encoding these proteins:
- a CDS encoding ATP-binding protein — translation MRFGVLGPIAVWTDTGDEIRIPERKLRLLLAALLCDPGHAVSAPRLCQDLWPHLDQPLATLQAKISTLRRLFERAEPGGRALIEHRAGRYRLDLSRATLDLADFVSLTERARSPLAATQRIALLEEALRLRRGDAYADAETETFAAAAIRGWHERELSARLALAAARLDAGQPHTAAVELESLAGHHRLHQRLQKLLMLALYQSGRPEEALRTYEALRRGLADSLGIDPEPSVAQLHLDMLRQADHLRAEATPPPADLAPVSMGKTIGRDHDLTRLRDLLKQGSLITLTGPSGIGKTHVAAALAQLVRDDFPSNGRWVELAQLPPQASAEAIAGDIAAQLGLSDAAPELDTATNIAGSSAIERLRTNLKDKSLLLVLDNCEHVAESAATVVAALLRQCPGLRIVATSQEPLRVRGEQRYPVGGLDLAAAAELLVVRARSHDPNFVPAEGERELIAHICDRLDGVPLAIELAAARIHSLGAKDLLARLDDQLGLLRGNRRDAPKRQRTLYAALAWTWNLLDEEQQRLWSHLSIFGGSATLAAIEAVTDAAAALETLVERGLVTVKATFEARRYQLLNAVSAFGAEQLTAETASQLAARHHQYYASLAASAHRALFGPEQATWVARLNSEAANVRQALTTALDQDAATAIAMACDLAWYWYISGRIDEARHWLTSALNRSDPASSARAAAWLYGIEQRVNPTSEPAPELDVDDERLLWFAHLALADTGRGRDWELMERLLTSGDDWTRAATLCTRVVHRIAEGDIVAARDDAESAAKLFEDLEDGWGLCQAIDWQAEATLILARYEEARELNERGLNLAVEFGLPLKVANRQCGLGRVALLSGDLGQSRTWHQAALDTSRDQGYVKGVVSARIGLGLTARRAGELVEAEHHMRQVLEWNRDPDFAAVRTLALAELGFAAEQRGDAATAERLHTEGLTVARAAGDPRAIALAHEGLAGACSLAGQRDRARQHLEKAARLREELGLPLPEAERDDVVRIERRLSGTCE, via the coding sequence ATGCGGTTTGGAGTGCTCGGCCCCATCGCGGTGTGGACGGACACCGGAGACGAGATTCGCATACCCGAACGCAAACTTCGCCTGCTGCTAGCCGCGCTCCTGTGCGACCCGGGGCACGCCGTCTCCGCGCCGCGACTCTGCCAAGACCTATGGCCCCACCTGGACCAGCCATTGGCCACCCTGCAAGCCAAAATCTCGACTCTGCGCCGCCTCTTTGAGCGAGCCGAGCCCGGCGGACGAGCCCTTATCGAACACCGGGCCGGGCGCTACCGCCTGGATCTGAGCCGGGCCACCCTGGACCTAGCCGACTTCGTCTCCCTGACCGAACGCGCCCGCTCCCCTTTGGCGGCAACGCAGCGCATCGCGCTGCTGGAAGAGGCGTTGCGGCTGCGGCGCGGCGACGCCTATGCCGACGCCGAGACCGAAACCTTCGCGGCCGCGGCCATCAGAGGCTGGCACGAGCGCGAACTGTCCGCCCGCCTTGCGCTAGCCGCAGCCCGGCTGGACGCGGGCCAACCGCACACCGCCGCCGTCGAACTGGAGAGCCTGGCCGGGCACCACCGCCTGCACCAAAGGCTGCAAAAGCTACTCATGTTGGCCCTCTACCAGTCGGGCCGCCCCGAGGAAGCATTGCGAACATATGAGGCTCTACGTCGAGGCCTAGCCGATTCACTCGGGATCGACCCGGAACCCTCGGTGGCCCAACTACACCTAGACATGCTGCGCCAAGCCGACCATCTGCGCGCCGAGGCGACACCGCCCCCGGCCGACCTCGCCCCGGTAAGCATGGGGAAGACCATCGGACGCGACCATGACCTGACCCGGCTGCGCGACCTGCTCAAGCAAGGCTCCCTCATCACGTTGACCGGACCCAGCGGCATCGGAAAGACCCACGTGGCCGCAGCCTTGGCCCAGCTGGTGCGCGACGATTTCCCCTCCAACGGGCGATGGGTCGAGTTGGCCCAACTGCCACCGCAGGCCAGCGCTGAGGCCATCGCGGGCGATATCGCCGCCCAGCTGGGCCTCAGCGACGCCGCACCGGAGCTAGACACCGCGACCAACATCGCCGGATCCAGTGCCATCGAACGCCTCCGGACGAACCTTAAAGACAAGTCGCTGCTGCTGGTCCTCGACAATTGCGAGCACGTGGCCGAGAGCGCGGCGACGGTCGTGGCCGCCCTGTTGCGACAGTGTCCGGGCTTGCGCATCGTCGCCACCAGTCAGGAGCCGTTGCGGGTGCGCGGTGAACAGCGCTACCCGGTCGGTGGTCTCGACCTGGCTGCCGCAGCGGAGCTGTTGGTCGTGCGAGCTCGCTCCCATGACCCCAATTTCGTGCCCGCCGAAGGCGAGCGGGAACTCATCGCCCACATCTGCGACCGGCTCGACGGTGTCCCGTTGGCGATCGAGCTGGCCGCCGCCCGCATCCATTCCCTGGGAGCCAAAGATCTGCTGGCGCGCCTTGATGACCAGCTAGGGCTATTGCGCGGCAACCGCCGCGACGCCCCCAAGCGACAACGGACCTTGTACGCGGCCCTGGCCTGGACCTGGAATCTGCTCGACGAGGAGCAACAGCGACTATGGAGCCACCTGTCCATCTTCGGCGGCTCGGCGACCCTAGCGGCGATCGAGGCCGTCACCGATGCGGCGGCCGCTTTGGAGACTCTGGTCGAACGCGGCCTGGTGACCGTGAAGGCCACATTCGAGGCCCGCCGTTACCAGCTACTCAACGCCGTTTCCGCCTTCGGAGCCGAGCAGCTGACCGCTGAGACCGCGTCCCAATTGGCCGCCCGACACCATCAGTACTATGCGAGCCTCGCCGCCTCGGCACACCGGGCCCTGTTTGGCCCCGAACAGGCCACCTGGGTGGCCAGGCTCAACAGCGAGGCCGCCAATGTGCGCCAAGCCCTCACCACCGCCCTCGACCAGGACGCCGCCACCGCGATCGCCATGGCCTGCGACCTGGCCTGGTACTGGTACATCAGTGGACGCATCGACGAAGCACGCCACTGGTTGACCTCGGCGCTCAACCGCAGCGACCCGGCATCCTCCGCGCGCGCCGCCGCCTGGCTATACGGCATCGAGCAGCGGGTCAACCCCACCAGTGAACCAGCGCCGGAGCTCGATGTCGACGATGAGAGGCTGCTGTGGTTTGCCCACCTAGCATTGGCGGACACGGGCCGAGGCCGCGACTGGGAGCTTATGGAACGACTGTTGACCTCGGGTGACGACTGGACCAGGGCCGCCACCCTGTGTACCCGGGTGGTTCACCGCATCGCCGAGGGGGACATTGTCGCGGCCAGGGACGATGCCGAAAGCGCCGCTAAGCTCTTCGAGGATCTGGAAGACGGGTGGGGCCTATGCCAGGCCATCGATTGGCAGGCCGAGGCCACCTTGATTCTGGCTCGCTACGAGGAAGCCCGCGAACTCAACGAACGAGGCCTTAACCTGGCCGTGGAGTTCGGCTTGCCGCTCAAAGTCGCCAACCGGCAATGCGGGCTAGGTCGCGTGGCGCTTCTGAGTGGCGATCTTGGCCAGTCCCGCACCTGGCATCAGGCCGCGTTGGATACCTCGCGGGACCAGGGCTACGTCAAAGGCGTGGTCTCGGCCCGCATCGGGTTGGGTCTGACCGCCCGCAGGGCCGGGGAGTTGGTCGAAGCCGAACACCACATGCGGCAAGTTCTGGAATGGAACCGGGACCCGGATTTCGCCGCCGTGCGCACCCTGGCCTTGGCCGAACTGGGGTTCGCCGCTGAGCAGCGCGGTGACGCGGCCACCGCAGAACGCCTCCACACCGAAGGGCTCACAGTAGCGCGCGCGGCCGGGGACCCGCGTGCCATCGCGCTGGCGCATGAGGGCTTGGCCGGTGCCTGTTCCCTGGCCGGGCAACGCGACCGTGCTCGCCAACACTTGGAGAAGGCCGCACGACTGCGCGAAGAACTAGGTCTTCCGTTGCCTGAGGCCGAACGAGACGACGTGGTGCGCATTGAGCGGCGACTCAGCGGCACCTGTGAATAG
- a CDS encoding DUF3137 domain-containing protein codes for MGTDSPLAHIALGEQLANVSFGWVLYITVAAAVLGFVFYRRGAAARERNGRYRTYAEKYRLTYWPRDFGMLGFSKVSPFGVGGNRLARFVFEGPYHDTELVTFEYSYQPRALSMRKRQGPNNSQKERFQVVALRLPHTCPFLQLSPNDGLEDNTTVVEDLSNALENVLPADVNRDLRDWLDRKVGSILKPGKGKNELAFDNPVFDYQFNVTSPDARFAEHVLTEELMQWLLEQDKALRQVIRIEGNWLMTFVNSDFRLKPIRPNARFLHELIAHMPEQMRTSPQRA; via the coding sequence ATGGGAACCGACAGCCCCCTGGCGCATATTGCCTTGGGTGAACAATTGGCCAACGTGTCATTTGGATGGGTGCTGTATATAACCGTGGCGGCAGCGGTGCTGGGATTCGTCTTCTACCGTCGGGGGGCAGCAGCGCGGGAACGCAACGGGCGGTACCGCACCTACGCGGAAAAATATCGCCTCACCTATTGGCCGCGTGACTTTGGAATGTTGGGATTTTCCAAGGTCAGCCCCTTTGGCGTAGGGGGGAACCGCTTGGCCCGCTTTGTTTTTGAAGGTCCCTACCACGACACCGAACTGGTCACGTTCGAATACAGCTACCAGCCGCGAGCGCTGAGCATGCGGAAACGACAGGGCCCCAATAATTCACAGAAGGAACGGTTCCAGGTGGTGGCGCTGCGGCTGCCGCACACGTGTCCATTCCTCCAGTTGAGCCCCAACGACGGCTTGGAAGACAACACCACGGTCGTGGAAGATCTCAGCAACGCGCTTGAAAATGTGCTGCCCGCCGATGTCAACCGCGACCTGCGCGACTGGTTGGACCGCAAAGTCGGCTCCATCCTCAAGCCAGGCAAAGGCAAGAACGAACTCGCCTTTGACAATCCGGTCTTTGACTATCAGTTCAATGTGACCTCGCCCGATGCCCGGTTCGCCGAGCATGTGCTGACCGAGGAACTGATGCAATGGCTGCTCGAACAGGACAAGGCGCTCAGGCAAGTTATCCGCATAGAGGGCAACTGGTTGATGACCTTCGTCAACAGCGACTTCCGACTCAAGCCGATCCGCCCCAACGCGCGTTTCCTGCACGAGTTGATCGCGCACATGCCCGAACAGATGCGAACCAGCCCCCAACGCGCCTAG
- a CDS encoding ABC transporter family substrate-binding protein, whose translation MLQHGRVWRGVLSARRARPYVEETMRIRKFSLPLGVLAASAMALSACVVGGTDGQYRGAGFEECIEHPLECNSGPRIDGGDIVWAMDAQWSGWSEAHADSRSTYQRQAMGGIYPTSGIFNQVGEWEFNDGVFADRAELIGEDPMRVRYELNPDATWGDGVNINVDDFIFNWYARAGDSSLCDEGCNSPAPAFFSSIDSIEADGDHGVVITLVDGFIDPEWEFQEVLSHPAHQAEEHGFTDWKSDPEHMGEAMQHFLTTVPEWTAGPYRITDAVEGDFVMMEPNPEWAGSAEVTLDSVTFQVIDDFDSLITELRQGSVHGATPANFDPDAIVQLESMDEVRYALGDGPSWEHIDLNVQNEFLQDLALRQAIFTAINVDTLIERTHGLVMDVDDVKKRTNHTFSVDSEYHVDHISETGQGSGDYEAAREILAEAGYTWDHNDRLLTEEGELVEVTFSVMNGNANRQAVGEFSQHDLAQIGLGVSLVGYPSGDLADVLAEGNYDMIVYGWSATPAFTNYPIQHWHSTSGSNWGGLNNDDLDELLGTIKQTTDMDEAAARVNASVEAVVAEAYVLPLFDTPSLIMAHESLINVRDNWASSQRGMSNIAQWGILDTEADQE comes from the coding sequence GTGCTCCAACACGGCCGGGTGTGGCGCGGCGTCCTCAGCGCCCGTCGCGCCCGGCCCTATGTGGAGGAAACTATGCGCATACGTAAGTTCTCACTGCCTCTAGGCGTACTCGCGGCTTCGGCGATGGCTTTGAGTGCCTGTGTGGTCGGCGGCACCGACGGCCAATACCGGGGGGCTGGATTCGAGGAGTGCATCGAACATCCCCTGGAATGTAATTCCGGGCCTCGCATCGATGGTGGGGATATCGTGTGGGCCATGGATGCCCAGTGGTCGGGGTGGTCCGAGGCGCACGCCGATAGCCGCAGCACTTATCAGCGGCAGGCGATGGGCGGTATCTATCCCACGTCGGGAATCTTCAATCAGGTGGGCGAATGGGAGTTCAACGATGGGGTGTTCGCCGACCGGGCTGAGCTGATCGGTGAGGACCCCATGCGGGTGCGCTATGAGTTGAACCCGGATGCCACCTGGGGCGACGGGGTGAACATCAATGTCGATGACTTTATTTTCAACTGGTATGCCCGCGCTGGTGACTCCTCCCTGTGCGACGAGGGTTGCAACTCTCCGGCTCCGGCCTTTTTCTCGTCCATCGACTCGATTGAGGCCGATGGGGATCACGGCGTCGTCATCACTTTGGTCGATGGTTTTATCGACCCGGAGTGGGAGTTCCAGGAAGTGCTGTCGCATCCGGCGCATCAGGCCGAAGAGCATGGTTTCACGGATTGGAAGAGCGACCCCGAACACATGGGGGAGGCCATGCAGCACTTCTTGACGACGGTGCCGGAGTGGACGGCGGGGCCCTACCGCATCACCGACGCTGTGGAGGGTGACTTCGTGATGATGGAGCCTAATCCGGAGTGGGCCGGTTCGGCCGAGGTCACGCTTGATTCGGTGACGTTCCAGGTCATTGACGACTTTGACTCGTTGATTACCGAACTGCGGCAAGGATCTGTTCATGGCGCGACGCCAGCCAATTTCGACCCGGACGCCATCGTGCAACTGGAGTCGATGGACGAGGTGCGCTACGCGCTGGGCGATGGCCCTAGTTGGGAGCATATCGACCTGAACGTGCAAAATGAGTTCCTGCAAGACCTGGCGCTTCGCCAGGCCATCTTTACCGCGATCAATGTGGACACGCTCATTGAGCGCACGCATGGTTTGGTGATGGACGTTGACGACGTGAAGAAGCGCACCAACCACACGTTTTCGGTGGACTCCGAGTACCACGTCGACCACATCAGTGAGACCGGTCAGGGTTCGGGCGACTATGAGGCCGCCCGGGAGATTCTCGCCGAGGCCGGTTACACCTGGGACCACAATGATCGCCTTCTCACCGAAGAGGGTGAGCTCGTCGAGGTGACTTTCTCGGTGATGAACGGAAATGCCAATCGCCAGGCCGTGGGCGAGTTTTCCCAACATGATCTGGCGCAAATCGGTTTGGGTGTCAGCCTGGTGGGCTACCCCAGCGGCGATCTGGCCGATGTCTTGGCCGAGGGCAATTACGACATGATCGTCTACGGCTGGTCGGCCACCCCGGCATTCACCAATTACCCGATCCAGCATTGGCACTCCACGTCCGGGTCCAACTGGGGCGGGTTGAATAACGATGATCTCGACGAGCTCTTGGGCACCATCAAGCAGACCACCGACATGGATGAGGCCGCTGCGCGGGTCAATGCCTCAGTGGAGGCAGTCGTGGCCGAGGCCTATGTGTTGCCGCTGTTTGACACGCCTTCGCTGATCATGGCGCACGAGAGCCTGATCAACGTGCGTGACAACTGGGCCTCCTCGCAGCGCGGCATGTCCAATATCGCGCAGTGGGGCATCCTCGATACTGAGGCTGACCAGGAATAG